AACTAGAAGGAAAGAAATAGTATCAAGTTAATTCGAGAAGTttggcagttttttttttttttctcctagcTTTTTTGAGATTTCTGATATTTTCGATACGAGACCGGAAGTTTCGTTCTTTTGACTAATTCCTGACACCTGTGTTAGATTGCTGAGAAATCATtgagaaatgaaacaaaatcgTTGTTTTGTCCGGTTTTTCAAGTAAATCCGGAGTTTTAATATCTTCTTCCTTTTGTTGGTATAATGATATGGGTTTACAGTGCTATGATAAATCGAACTCATTTTCATTCGCgaaatgagttaaaatgaaCTTTTGAGTTGTTGATTTCTTAGTTGCGTCTGATGGTTCAAGAGCTGGTAGCGAGAGAAGACGTAGTTCGGGAGTCTATGCCAGTTCAAATCACTCGACACATGTACGAGAGCCTGGTCGTGCACAATTTACCATGGAAGATATCTTGAAGGCCACGAGGAATTTCTCCCCGTCTTTCAAGATCGGACAAGGTGGGTTTGGGACAGTCTACAAGGGAAGACTCGAAGATGGAACCGTTGTTGCTGTAAAACGTGCCAAGAAGGTTTGATCAAAGTTATTTAGGATGGATTCCATTTTATGGGCCTGACAACTCTCTGACATTTCTGGGTTTAACCACTTATTCTTTGGTTACATTTCTTTGTTTGCAGAGTGTATATGATAAGCATTTGGGGGTGGAATTCCAAAGTGAGATCCGAACTCTGGCGCGGGTGGAACATTTGAATTTGGTCAGGTTTTATGGATGTTTGGAGCACGAAGATGAAAGGATTGTTGTCGTGGAGTACGTTCCCAATGGAACCCTCCGCGAGCACTTGGATTGTGAGTTCCCTTTCTGTTGCTTTTACTTTCACTTTGCGTGTACCTGCAACTGCAAATGAGCTCGAGTTGCTGAAATCTGATATGAGAACTAATGCAGGTATTCATGGCGACATTCTGGACCTTGCTGCACGGCTAGATATAGCAATTGATGTGGCCCATGCCATTACCTATCTTCATATGTATACAGGTATGTTTTTGGTGGTGAGCCAATTcagattttgtaaaaaattaagCAAGTTGTTTCCAGTTTAAGAGCATCATAGTTAGAATCTATTTTTAACTGGATTGCGTGTCGGTTTTATTGCAGATCACCCTATCATTCATAGAGACATAAAATCTTCCAACATTCTCCTTACAGAAAACTTAAGAGCAAAGGTAGCCGACTTTGGTTTTGCTAGACTGGCAGCTGACACTGATTCAGGTGCCACCCATGTGTCTACCCAAGTTAAAGGAACTGCTGGCTACTTGGATCCAGAGTATCTCAGAACTTATCAACTAACCGAAAAGAGTGATGTTTATTCATTTGGTGTATTATTGGTTGAACTAGTCACAGGCAGACGTCCAATCGAAACAAAACGAGAAATCAAGGAGCGGATAACAGCAAGATGGGTATGATTCTCTTCTGCTCTCTTCTTTGGTCACTATTAGTTTTCATCA
This genomic interval from Carya illinoinensis cultivar Pawnee chromosome 2, C.illinoinensisPawnee_v1, whole genome shotgun sequence contains the following:
- the LOC122299049 gene encoding calmodulin-binding receptor-like cytoplasmic kinase 2, with protein sequence MTMGHKSNLSVAINRGTHQAHVSLYPLINLKSYLTLFLNHPPFHVLLSDFLSLPMKSPNSPFGGRKSTSGAQRTPERVPYSPSSAYSEVSTVGTSSSSGRSRVAVAARSVAGVFVACFTPPETKSSTYSVEDSEEFKAPSVASDGSRAGSERRRSSGVYASSNHSTHVREPGRAQFTMEDILKATRNFSPSFKIGQGGFGTVYKGRLEDGTVVAVKRAKKSVYDKHLGVEFQSEIRTLARVEHLNLVRFYGCLEHEDERIVVVEYVPNGTLREHLDCIHGDILDLAARLDIAIDVAHAITYLHMYTDHPIIHRDIKSSNILLTENLRAKVADFGFARLAADTDSGATHVSTQVKGTAGYLDPEYLRTYQLTEKSDVYSFGVLLVELVTGRRPIETKREIKERITARWAMKKFTDGDTISVLDPKVECSAANHLALEKILELAAQCLAPHRQNRPSMRTCAEILWSVRKDYRELSASDFRTLSRSSASIKEE